A region of Actinomycetes bacterium DNA encodes the following proteins:
- a CDS encoding STAS domain-containing protein — protein MDLGITTRHSGSTTVVSVTGELDVHTATELELALREMISNGQHDVVVDLRGLGFLDSTGLSVLVKALKWAKEAGGGLRVVAADDKISKVFIITGLDQAMSLEATLPDGVAD, from the coding sequence GTGGATCTGGGAATCACGACGAGACATTCAGGATCAACAACGGTTGTCTCGGTGACCGGGGAGCTCGATGTGCACACCGCCACCGAGCTGGAACTTGCTCTGCGCGAGATGATCTCTAATGGCCAGCACGACGTGGTGGTGGACCTCCGCGGCTTGGGGTTTCTGGATTCGACCGGGCTCAGCGTGCTGGTGAAGGCTCTCAAATGGGCGAAAGAAGCCGGCGGTGGGCTGCGAGTTGTCGCCGCCGATGACAAGATCAGTAAGGTGTTCATCATCACCGGGCTCGACCAGGCAATGTCGCTGGAGGCAACGCTGCCCGACGGAGTTGCTGACTGA